In Arachis hypogaea cultivar Tifrunner chromosome 17, arahy.Tifrunner.gnm2.J5K5, whole genome shotgun sequence, a single window of DNA contains:
- the LOC112762406 gene encoding serine/threonine-protein kinase CTR1, whose amino-acid sequence MPHRATYIFPRQFPERGLDESARQRLDHEKKRLVNSVKSPDNDNNFGTENDVASSTTTTTATDTPVTTAPHSKDVVVFPSGKHSAVSDLFAGAGVAGVGRFRAKSKQIAAFCNWINDKKRDSGNRLDCRRHALAAAEEEEDDDDHEMLVPPTAAAGTVKDSSGGGGVDQSFDRQVSLPRLSSGSSYAGSLFSGTTTFDGTATFSSDINTINIKDDSSSPNATRKHHHDEEEEQDRNNNNIDNSYARKYKESYYLQVTLAKRLACLASLSTEPFLITATETWDAESVSYRLWVNGCLSYTDKISDGFYNILGMNPYLWVMCNENEEGKKLPTLMALKAVEPSESSMEVVVIDRHEDCRLKQLMDKAEELYCESENSLALVEQLGKLVAICMGGTFPVEQGDLHNRWKMVSKRLISFYQCVVLPIGSLSAGLCRHRAILFKRLADYVGLPCRIAKGCRYCASDHRSSCLVKIKDDRQHLREYVVDLVGEPGTIHGPDSSINGAYLSSVPSPFRISHLKECQSPYLAGEACNRSVNSNLTGCVQEGPEGKDTNLLKNYKNSSFASVDQNSGGVSEAVRPASVTYDEYPGIAKDEVVAQDISNNEIITKKNSEAKTISNQSIQSTTNQSAQEKIGNKHENHGSGNIPRYVNLEPSLAMDWLEIAWEDLRIKERIGAGSFGTVYRAEWHGSDVAVKVLTVQDFHDDQLKEFLREVAIMKRVRHPNVVLFMGAVTKRPHLSIVTEYLPRGSLYRLIHRPASGEILDPRRRLRMALDVAKGINYLHCLKPPIVHWDLKSPNLLVDRNWTVKVCDFGLSRFKANTFISSKSVAGTPEWMAPEFLRGEPSNEKSDVYSFGVIMWELITLQQPWSGLGPAQVVGAVAFQNRRLAIPPNISPVLASVVESCWADNPADRPSLPSIVESLKKLLKSPVDSIKMGDET is encoded by the exons atgCCTCATAGAGCAACTTACATTTTCCCTAGGCAATTTCCAGAGAGAGGGTTGGATGAATCTGCGAGGCAGAGATTGGATCACGAGAAGAAGAGACTCGTCAACTCTGTCAAATCAcctgataatgataataattttgGCACTGAAAACGACGTCGCGTCTTCAACGACTACTACTACTGCTACTGACACACCTGTTACTACTGCTCCTCACTCCAAAGACGTCGTCGTTTTTCCCTCGGGGAAACACTCGGCTGTTTCTGACCTCTTCGCCGGCGCCGGCGTTGCCGGAGTAGGCAGGTTCAGGGCAAAGAGCAAGCAAATCGCCGCCTTCTGTAACTGGATCAACGATAAGAAGCGTGATTCTGGTAACCGATTGGATTGTCGCCGCCATGCTTTGGCGGCagcggaggaggaggaggatgatgaCGATCACGAAATGTTGGTTCCTCCCACGGCGGCGGCGGGGACGGTCAAAGATTCCAGCGGCGGCGGAGGCGTTGACCAGAGCTTCGATCGGCAGGTGTCGCTGCCGCGGTTGTCGAGTGGAAGCAGCTACGCCGGGAGCTTGTTCTCCGGAACGACGACGTTCGACGGCACCGCCACATTTTCCAGCGACATTAACACCATTAACATCAAAGACGACTCCTCGTCCCCCAACGCAACAAGGAAGCACCACCACGACGAAGAAGAGGAGCAAGATCGCAACAACAATAACATCGATAACAGTTATGCTAGAAAGTACAAAGAAAGCTACTACCTCCAAGTCACATTAGCGAAGAGGCTCGCTTGCTTAGCAAGCCTCAGCACGGAACCCTTTCTCATCACCGCAACCGAGACTTGGGATGCTGAATCCGTTTCTTATCGCTTATGG GTGAATGGGTGCTTGTCGTACACGGATAAGATATCGGATGGTTTTTACAACATACTGGGTATGAATCCATACCTGTGGGTGATGTGCAACGAGAACGAAGAAGGGAAGAAGCTGCCTACGCTGATGGCGCTGAAAGCAGTTGAGCCGAGCGAATCGTCGATGGAGGTTGTCGTTATTGATAGGCACGAGGACTGTCGGCTTAAGCAGCTTATGGATAAAGCGGAGGAGCTGTATTGTGAATCGGAGAACTCGTTGGCGCTGGTTGAGCAACTTGGGAAGCTAGTTGCCATATGCATGGG GGGCACCTTTCCGGTTGAGCAAGGGGATCTGCACAACCGGTGGAAGATGGTAAGCAAGAGGTTGATAAGTTTTTACCAATGCGTTGTGCTTCCCATTGGAAGCTTGTCTGCTGGTCTGTGTAGGCATCGCGCCATTCTCTTTAAG AGATTGGCAGATTATGTAGGTTTGCCATGTCGCATTGCTAAAGGTTGCAGGTACTGTGCTTCAGATCATAGATCCTCTTGTCTTGTCAAGATTAAAGACGACAGGCAGCACTTAAG GGAATATGTTGTGGACCTAGTCGGAGAACCAGGAACCATCCACGGGCCAGATTCCTCGATCAATGGAGCATATTTGTCTTCCGTTCCTTCTCCATTTCGGATTTCTCATTTAAAGGAATGCCAGTCGCCATATCTGGCTGGTGAAGCATGTAACCGTTCAGTAAATTCAAATCTTACAGGTTGTGTACAGGAAGGTCCTGAAGGAAAAGATACTAATTTGCTGAAAAATTATAAGAACTCCAGTTTTGCCTCAGTTGATCAAAATTCTGGAG GTGTTTCTGAAGCTGTTCGTCCAGCCTCTGTAACATACGATGAATATCCTGGAATTGCTAAAGATGAGGTTGTGGCACAAGACATTTCCAACAATGAGATCATTACGAAGAAAAATTCTGAAGCAAAAACCATTTCTAACCAATCTATACAGAGCACAACCAACCAGTCAGCACAAGAGAAGATAGGCAATAAACATGAAAACCACGGTTCTGGAAATATTCCAAGATACGTGAATCTTGAACCATCGCTTGCAATGGACTGGCTAGAGATAGCATGGGAAGATTTACGTATCAAAGAGCGTATTGGTGCTG GATCATTTGGGACAGTGTACCGAGCTGAATGGCATGGATCG GATGTTGCTGTCAAGGTTTTAACAGTTCAGGATTTCCATGATGATCAGTTGAAGGAGTTTTTAAGAGAG GTTGCAATAATGAAACGTGTTCGGCATCCAAATGTGGTGCTCTTCATGGGTGCGGTTACAAAACGTCCCCATCTATCTATTGTCACAGAGTATTTGCCTCG GGGGAGTCTATACCGCCTGATACATAGGCCAGCATCTGGTGAAATTCTTGATCCGAGGAGACGACTACGGATGGCTTTAGATGTG GCTAAAGGGATAAATTATCTCCATTGTCTAAAGCCTCCAATAGTGCACTGGGATCTGAAATCTCCAAACCTGTTGGTGGACAGAAATTGGACAGTAAAG GTGTGTGATTTTGGATTATCCAGATTTAAGGCGAACACTTTCATATCATCAAAATCTGTTGCTGGAACA cCTGAATGGATGGCCCCAGAATTTCTTCGCGGAGAACCTTCGAATGAGAAGTCTGATGTCTACAGTTTCGGCGTCATCATGTGGGAACTCATAACCCTGCAACAACCATGGAGTGGACTTGGCCCTGCCCAG GTCGTTGGAGCTGTGGCTTTCCAGAATAGAAGGCTAGCTATCCCTCCAAACATCTCCCCAGTATTGGCATCTGTTGTGGAATCATGTTGGGCCGA TAACCCTGCTGATCGCCCATCTCTTCCTAGCATAGTTGAGTCGCTGAAGAAGCTGCTAAAGTCGCCAGTGGATTCCATAAAAATGGGTGATGAGACATAA